Genomic window (Pseudomonas sp. L5B5):
CTGCAACAACGCACGGAAGCAGCTGGCATACAGGCTCTCGCGTTCCTCCAGGCGGGCCGCCAGCAGTGCCAGCAGGTGCGCGACATCGGCCAGGCCCTCGCGCGCTTCCAGCTCATCGCGGGTCGACAGGTATTCCAGGTACAGCGGGATGTAGTCCGGCAGCTCCTTGACGCCCAGGGCGAAACCCGCCGCCTCGTACTGGGCCAGCAGGTCGACCATGGCCTGGCCACGGTCGCGGGATTCGCCATGCACATGCTCGAACAGCAGCAGCGACAGCGAGCGGCCCCGGCCGAACAGGGCGCCGTAGTGTTCCTGGCGGTCCATCAGGTCGTTGTTGCTGATCAGTTCCAGCAGCTCGAACAACCCCCCGCGCTGGCGCGGGCTGATTTCCCGGGCCTGGATGATCGCTTGTTCCAGCTCGTCACGGCCGTCGACCAGCTCCTGGGTCGGGTAGTCGAGCAGCAGTGAAATCACCTTGAGAATGCGCATGGTCAGTCCTCCCACAACTGGACGGTCTTGATGATGTCGCGGCGGTTGGCCTTCTTCGCGCCGAACAGGTTGGTGTCCGAACTGCCGCTGCAACCGCTGCCGAAACTGAAGCCGCAGCCCGAACGTTCGGCGAAGGCGTCACTCATCGCCTCCTCGCGATGGGCACTGGGCACCACGTAGCGGTCTTCGTAGTTGGCAATGGCCAGGTAGCGGTACATCTCCTCCACCTGGGCCACGCTCAGGCCGACGTCGGCCAGGACCTGCAAGTCCGGCGTGCCCTCCACCTGTTCCGAGCGCTTGTAGGCGCGCATGGCCAGCAGGCGCTTGAGCGCGCGCCTGACCGGTTGTTCGTCACCGGCGGTCAGCAGGTTGGCCAGGTAGCGCAGCGGGATGCGCAGGCTGTCGACATCCGGGATCACCCCGCTCATGCCCACGGTGCCGGCTGCGGCAGCGTTCTGGATCGGCGACAGCGGCGGCACGTACCAGACCATCGGCAAGGTGCGGTACTCCGGATGCAAGGGCAGCGCCAGCTGCCAGTCCACGGCCATCTTGTACACCGGCGAGCGCTGCGCGGCGTCGAGCACCGATTGCGGCACGCCATCGGCCAGGGCCTGGCGGATCACCGCCGGGTCATGGGGATCGAGGAAGATCTCCAGCTGCTTCTGGTACAGGTCCTGCTCGTTGGCAGTGCTGGCCACTTCGCTGATGCGGTCGGCGTCGTACAGCAGCACGCCCAGGTAGCGAATGCGCCCGACGCAGGTCTCGGCGCAGACGGTGGGCATGCCGGCTTCGATCCGCGGGTAGCAGAAGATGCACTTCTCGGACTTGCCGCTCTTCCAGTTGAAATAGATCTTCTTGTACGGGCAGCCGCTGATGCACATGCGCCAACCGCGGCACTTTTCCTGGTCGATCAGGACGATCCCGTCTTCTTCACGCTTGTAGATCGCCCCGCTCGGGCAGGACGCCGCGCAGGCCGGGTTCAGGCAGTGCTCGCACAGGCGCGGCAGGTACATCATGAAAGTGTTTTCATACTCGCCGTAGATGTCCGCCTGGATCTGGTCGAAGTTGCGGTCCTTGCGGCGCTTGGCGAACTCGCTGCCCAGGATTTCCTCCCAGTTGGGGCCCCACTCGATCTTTTCCATGCGCTTGCCCGACACCAGCGAACGCGGACGCGCGGTGGGCTGGTGGTTGCCCGAAGGCGCGGTGTGCAGGTGCTGGTAGTCGAAGTCGAACGGCTCGTAGTAGTCGTCCAGGCCAGGCAGCTCGGGGTTGGCGAAGATATTCGCCAGCACCCGGAACTTGCCACCGATGCGCGGGTTGATCGAGCCATTGGCGTTGCGCACCCAGCCGCCCTTCCACTTGTCCTGGTTCTCCCATTCCTTGGGGTAGCCGATCCCGGGCTTGGTCTCGACGTTGTTGAACCAGGCGTACTCCATGCCTTCGCGGCTGGTCCAGACGTTCTTGCAGGTGACCGAGCAGGTGTGGCAGCCGATGCATTTGTCCAGGTTCAGGACCATGCCGATTTGCGAA
Coding sequences:
- the narJ gene encoding nitrate reductase molybdenum cofactor assembly chaperone, translating into MRILKVISLLLDYPTQELVDGRDELEQAIIQAREISPRQRGGLFELLELISNNDLMDRQEHYGALFGRGRSLSLLLFEHVHGESRDRGQAMVDLLAQYEAAGFALGVKELPDYIPLYLEYLSTRDELEAREGLADVAHLLALLAARLEERESLYASCFRALLQIAGAEPHQAVADLREQVAAEQRDDSLEALDKIWEEEAVDFLQAEQQDRCAGQASAPGKPREESAVPLHWVDFQDQGLARKPAGEVGNV
- the narH gene encoding nitrate reductase subunit beta, which encodes MKIRSQIGMVLNLDKCIGCHTCSVTCKNVWTSREGMEYAWFNNVETKPGIGYPKEWENQDKWKGGWVRNANGSINPRIGGKFRVLANIFANPELPGLDDYYEPFDFDYQHLHTAPSGNHQPTARPRSLVSGKRMEKIEWGPNWEEILGSEFAKRRKDRNFDQIQADIYGEYENTFMMYLPRLCEHCLNPACAASCPSGAIYKREEDGIVLIDQEKCRGWRMCISGCPYKKIYFNWKSGKSEKCIFCYPRIEAGMPTVCAETCVGRIRYLGVLLYDADRISEVASTANEQDLYQKQLEIFLDPHDPAVIRQALADGVPQSVLDAAQRSPVYKMAVDWQLALPLHPEYRTLPMVWYVPPLSPIQNAAAAGTVGMSGVIPDVDSLRIPLRYLANLLTAGDEQPVRRALKRLLAMRAYKRSEQVEGTPDLQVLADVGLSVAQVEEMYRYLAIANYEDRYVVPSAHREEAMSDAFAERSGCGFSFGSGCSGSSDTNLFGAKKANRRDIIKTVQLWED